ACGAAGGGTTGCGCGAACTGCTGAGCCCGGACTCGGTTCGGGGCTGGCTCGTGCTCCTGGTGGGCGTCCTGCCGATCATCGCGGTGTTCGAGGAACTGCTCTTCCGGGCGGCGCTCATCGGTGCCGTGTCGACCGGCTTCGACGTCTCGGTGTGGCTCCTGGCGATCGGCTCTTCGATCGCGTTCGCACTGGGCCACGGGATGCAGGGGACCGTCGGGATCGTCGTGACGGGCGTGCTCGGCTTCGTGCTCGCGGCGGGCTTTATTCTCACCGGAAGCTTCCTCGTCGTGGTCGTCGCCCACTACTGGATCAACGCGCTCGAGTTCGCCGTCCACGAGGGGCTGGACTTCGAGTGGGCCGAGACCCTCGAACGCTAATACTGTCGGCCATAACCGTTCGTGAAAGTCGCCGAGACCGTCTGGCGCCTCCGACGCACCGACGCACAGCCGACAGTATAAGGTCGGGGCGTTCGTTCGAGGTGATATGACGAGATTCGAGGACGCACCACCGCTTGTGTACCGTACCGTCGTGGTCGGCGTCGTCGTCTACTTTTTCCTGCTCGGCTACGCGACGATCGCCGGCGACCTGCTCGTGCGGCAGGTCGCGGACGGTCTGTTCGGTCTCATCGCGATCGGGGTCGGGAGCGTGCTCTACTGGCAGTCGTCCCGCGAACTCGATCCGATCACCGCCGCCGCGACCTGTCTCGTCGTGGGCGGGGTGACGCAACTGTTCGGACTCGCCGTTCCGGAACTGGACCTGATCGCCTCGATCACGGTGTTCGTCGGGATCCTCCTCTACGTGTTTGCGATCTACACTCAGTAGGTCGAACTACGCCGGCAACCGGAACACTGGCAGCGGGCCGGCGCCTGAAACACCCGCGCTACGCCGGCGATCGGATCCGGGTCGCCGCCTACAGTCCCTCGATCGATCGCAACTTCTGTTCGACCGCCGGCGGTGCGGCGCTCGGCCCGTCGCGGACGCGGTGGTCGGGAAGCAGGATCGGCGCGGGGTTGGCGTCGAGCGCGGTCCGCACCAGCGTGATGTCGTCCTGGTCGTCCGGATCGAGTTCGGCGGTCATCCGGGCGAGGCTCTTCACGCCGACTTGCTCGCCGTAGGGAATCCCCCGGAGCTGTTCGAGCACCGCACGCTGGTCCGTCGGCAGGGTCAGTGCGACCTGCACGTCGTCGAAGTCGACCTCCTCGAGCCCCTCGAGATACTCGAAGATCCGGTCGAGGACGGGGTGGTCCTCTGCCGCGTCCTCCTCCGGCCTCTCGGGAAATGAAACGCGCAAGACGCGCCCGCTGGCCGCGCCCACCTGGACGTAGCGATCGAGGTACGTCGACTCCCGCGCGTAGATTCCCGCGTCGGTGACCTCGTCCATGGTTGCTCGAAGGGAGCGGATCCTTGAATATCCGCCGGTCCCGTAGATCGCTGTAATCGTGTTCTCCGCGGACGTTCTCGCTGCGGCTGCCGACGCCAAACGCCGTTCCAGTACCGGGTGCGCGCAATCGCGGATCGGGATCGCCGGCCAGCCGCGCCGATGGCGCAAGTCTTATGTACATATGAGTACGTCGATGTACAATAATGAACTCTGAAACGGAGGTCGCGCCCGCCGTGGCGTCGATCCTCGCGGCCGCGCGGGAGCGATCGGCCGACGGTCACGATCGCGTCTCGGTCGCGGCGCGATCGCTCCCGGACGCGCTCGATCGGGCGGAAGCGGACGATCGCGTCCCGGTGATCGCGGAAGTGAAACCGACGAGTCCGACCGCCGACGGGACGCGCGACGACGATCCCGTCGCCCTGGCCGAGGCGATGGTCGACGGCGGAGCGGCGGCCATCTCGGTGCTGACCGAGCCCTCGCACTTCGGTGGCTCGCCCGAGGCGCTGTCCAGCGTTCGCGAGGCCGTGGACGTTCCGGTGCTCCGGAAGGACTTCGTGCTCCGGGAGGACCAACTGGACGTCGTCGCGGCCGATCTCGCCTTGCTCATCGCACGGTTCGTCGACGATCTCGCGGAACTCGTGACCGCGGCGCGCGATCGCGGCTTCCAGCCGCTCGTCGAGGTCCACGATCGGGCGGAACTCGAGACTGCGATCGAGGCGGGTGCCGAGATTATCGGCGTGAACAACCGCGACCTGGCGAAACTGGAGGTCGATCTCGGAACGTTCGAGTCGGTTTCGGCCCACGTTCCGGACGGCGTGACCCTGATCGCCGAAAGCGGCATCTCGACGCCCGCCGACGTCCGCCGGATGCGTGAGGCGGGTGCCGACGCGCTGCTCGTCGGCAGCGCGATCATGGACCACGGCGCGGAGGGCGACGTGGCCGAGAACACGCGCCGACTGACGGACGCGGAGACGAACGACGACGCAGAGACGGAGACCCAGACATGAGCACGAGCGAACGCAATCGAGAGCGCGATAGCGAGAGTACGTTCGGCGACTACGGCGGCCAGTACGTCCCCGAGGCACTGATGCCGGCGCTACAGGAACTCGAGGACGCGTACGAACGGTACGTCCTCGAGAACGAGGACGGATTTCTAGACGAGTTTCGCGAGCGGATACGGGACTTCGGCGGCCGACCGACCCCCCTGCAGCGGGCCGATCGGCTGAGCGATCGCTACGATCGGGAGATCTACCTCAAGCGCGAGGATCTCGTCCACGGTGGGGCACACAAGCTGAACAACGCGCTCGGGCAGGTCCTGCTCGCGAAGTACATGGGTAAAGAACGGGTCATCGCCGAGACCGGGGCCGGCCAGCACGGGACCGCGACGGCGATGGCCGCGGCCCACCTCGACGTGCCCTGCGAGATCTACATGGGCCGGACGGACATCAACCGCCAGCGGCCGAACGTCTACCGGATGCGGATGAACGGCGCCGAGGTGAACCCCGTTACCGCCGGCTCCGGCACGCTGAAGGAGGCGATCAACGAGACGATGCGCGACTGGGCGACGACCGTGGAGCGGACCCACTACGTGATCGGTTCGGTCGTCGGCCCGCACCCGTTTCCGAAGCTGGTTCGGGACTTCCAGTCGGTCATCGGCCGGGAGGCCCGCGAACAGATTCGGGACCGGGCGGGGCGTCTGCCCGACAGCGTCGTCGCCTGCGCGGGCGGCGGTTCGAACACGATGGGCGCGTTCCACGAGTTCGTTCCCGACGAGGACGTCGACCTCGTCGCCGTCGAAGCCGGCGGCTCCAGCCTCGAGATCGACGAGGCGGCGGGACTCGCGCCCAATTCCGCGACGCTCTCGACGGGAACGGACGGCGTGCTCCACGGCGCGATGACGAAGCTCCTGCAACAGCGGGACGGTCAGATCGTCGAGTCCCACAGCGTCAGCGCGGGGCTGGACTACGCCGGCGTGGGGCCCGAACTCGCTCACCTCGTCGAGACGGGGCGGGTGACGCCGGTTACCGTCGACGACGAGGCGGCGCTCAACGGATTCCACCGGCTCTCGAACCTCGAGGGAATCATTCCCGCTCTCGAGTCGAGTCACGCGCTGGGGTATTTGGAGGAGGCCCACGAAGAATTAGGCGACCTCGTCGTCGTCAACGTCTCCGGCCGCGGCGACAAGGACCTCGAGACGGTGCTCGAGGAGACCGAGAACCGAGACCTGGCGGCCGCGCCGGACGTGGAGGTGTTCGACCAGTGAGTCACGAATCGACGACCGACGCGGCGATCGAGAGCGACGTCGAGGCCGCCATCCGCGAGAACCACCCCGCACTGATCACCTACATCACCGCGGGCGATCCCTCGCTCGAGGAGACGAAGGCGTACGTCGAGGCGCTCGATCGCGGCGGCTCGGACCTGATCGAACTCGGTCTGCCGTTCTCGGAGCCGATCGCGGAGGGGCCGACGATCCAGGCGGCGATCAACCGGGCGCTCGACGCCGGCACGACGCCACGGGGGTTCTTCGAACTCGTCGACGACCTCGAGACGGAGGCACCGCTGCTGGTGATGACCTACTACAACATGATCCTCCAGTTCGGAGGGGAACCGGACGTTCGTCCGTTCGTCGAACGCGCGGCGGAGGTCGGCCTCTCCGGGATCATCGTCCCCGATCTCCCCGCCGAGGAGGCCGATCCGTTGCGCGAGGCCTGCGACGACCACGGAATCGATCTCGTCTTCATCGTTGCGCCGACGACCGAGGGCGAGCGACTCGACCGGATCATGTCGCAGGTGTCGGGCTTTGCCTACGTGCAGGCCCGGCTCGGAACGACTGGCGCACGGGCGAACGTCTCGACTGCGACCCACGACAGCCTCGCGCGACTCTCGGAGTACGACGTCCCCAAGGCGGTCGGCTTCGGCGTCAGCGAGGGCGACCACGCCGCCGAGATAATCGAGGCCGGAGCGGACGGCGTCATCGTCGGCAGCGCACTCGTCGATATCATCGCTGAGCACGGCTCAGCGGACTCTGGGACGGAGTCCCAGAATACTGCCGAACACGCAGACGGCGACGCCGCGGCCGAACTCGAGGCCAAAGCGGCGGAGCTGAAACGCGGCGCGCGACGCGGCGCGGCCGACGAAGATGCACCGGAACCAGAACAGCCATAACTGCAAGCTTGCTACACTCCCGCAATGACCACATCGACCGGAATCGACGCGCGACTCGATCGCATCGGGACGGACGGATCGTACATGATCATCCCCATGGACCACGGCCTCACGATGGGGGCCGTCACGGGGCTCAAGGACATCGAATCGACCATCGACGGCGTGACTCGCGGCGGTGCCGACGCCGTCCTCACGCAGAAAGGGATCGCGCCGCGCGTCCACGATAACAAGAACGGGAAAGGGTACATCGTCCACCTCAACGGCTCGACGACGATCGGTCCCGACGAGCAGGACAAGCGCTCGACCGGGACCGTCGAGGAGGCGATCCGCGTCGGCGCCGACGCGGTTTCCTTCCACATCAACGTCGGGTCGGACTACGAACCCGACCAGATCACGCAGCTCTCGGAGGTCACGGCGACGGCCGAGCGGTTCGGGATGCCGGTGCTGGCGATGGCCTACGCACGCGGTCCCGGCGTCGATTCCGAAGACCCCGAGGCGCTCGGCCACGCGGTTCGCCTCGCCGAGGAAGTCGGCGCCGACATCGTCAAGACGGGCTACAGCGGCGACGCCGAGAGCTTCCAGCACGTCGTCGAGTCGACCCGGCTGCCGGTCGTCATCGCCGGGGGCTCGAAGGGTACCGATCGCGAGACGGTCGAGATGGTCCGCGGCGTGATGGACGCCGGCGGCGCGGGCATCTCGATGGGGCGATCGATCTTCCAGCACGAGGACCCCGAAGCGATCGCGACGGCGGTCTCCGGCGTCATCCACGACGACCTCTCGACCGACGAGGCGCTCTCGAAGGCGGGACTGGCGATCGAGGCCTGAATCCGCATTCTCGTCGCACCGTCTCTCCCAGTCGCTGCCGCCCACGACGACATCCCGGTCGCTCTACCGCTGAACTCCACACCGGCCAAGGATTATTCTAACTCGCGGCGTATTCCCAGCGCGTGACCCGATCGACGTTCCGAACGCGTCTCCTCGAGCGCACCGAGACGGGACGGCTCACGGAACTGCTGTACGACGATGGCGTCACCGACGAGGTGCTGGTCTGTGCCGCCCACGGCGGTCGCGTCGAGCCGGGAACCGCCGAACAGGCCGTCGAACTGGCGGCTCGGCTCCCGAACGCCAGTTGCTGGGCCTGTCTCGGCTACGACGAGGCGAACCGCGAGTTCGATCTGTGGCACCCGCCCTCCTCGGCCATTGCGCCCGACGAGTACCCCCTGCTCGGAGAGATCGCCGATCGCGGCTTCGAGACCGTGATCAGCCTTCACGGCCTCGGCGACGATCGCGTGGTCGTCGGAGGTGCGATCGACGGCGCGATCAAACGGCGGGTCGCCGATCGGCTCGACGGGACCGTCACGGCTCCCGTCGACGCCGTTTCGGACGGACCGTACGGCGGCGTCAGCCCGGCGAACTTCGTCAACTGGCTCGCAGCCGGCGATCGGGGCGGGATTC
The nucleotide sequence above comes from Halosolutus halophilus. Encoded proteins:
- the trpA gene encoding tryptophan synthase subunit alpha, whose product is MSHESTTDAAIESDVEAAIRENHPALITYITAGDPSLEETKAYVEALDRGGSDLIELGLPFSEPIAEGPTIQAAINRALDAGTTPRGFFELVDDLETEAPLLVMTYYNMILQFGGEPDVRPFVERAAEVGLSGIIVPDLPAEEADPLREACDDHGIDLVFIVAPTTEGERLDRIMSQVSGFAYVQARLGTTGARANVSTATHDSLARLSEYDVPKAVGFGVSEGDHAAEIIEAGADGVIVGSALVDIIAEHGSADSGTESQNTAEHADGDAAAELEAKAAELKRGARRGAADEDAPEPEQP
- a CDS encoding MGMT family protein; the protein is MDEVTDAGIYARESTYLDRYVQVGAASGRVLRVSFPERPEEDAAEDHPVLDRIFEYLEGLEEVDFDDVQVALTLPTDQRAVLEQLRGIPYGEQVGVKSLARMTAELDPDDQDDITLVRTALDANPAPILLPDHRVRDGPSAAPPAVEQKLRSIEGL
- a CDS encoding 2-amino-3,7-dideoxy-D-threo-hept-6-ulosonate synthase, whose amino-acid sequence is MTTSTGIDARLDRIGTDGSYMIIPMDHGLTMGAVTGLKDIESTIDGVTRGGADAVLTQKGIAPRVHDNKNGKGYIVHLNGSTTIGPDEQDKRSTGTVEEAIRVGADAVSFHINVGSDYEPDQITQLSEVTATAERFGMPVLAMAYARGPGVDSEDPEALGHAVRLAEEVGADIVKTGYSGDAESFQHVVESTRLPVVIAGGSKGTDRETVEMVRGVMDAGGAGISMGRSIFQHEDPEAIATAVSGVIHDDLSTDEALSKAGLAIEA
- the trpC gene encoding indole-3-glycerol phosphate synthase, translating into MNSETEVAPAVASILAAARERSADGHDRVSVAARSLPDALDRAEADDRVPVIAEVKPTSPTADGTRDDDPVALAEAMVDGGAAAISVLTEPSHFGGSPEALSSVREAVDVPVLRKDFVLREDQLDVVAADLALLIARFVDDLAELVTAARDRGFQPLVEVHDRAELETAIEAGAEIIGVNNRDLAKLEVDLGTFESVSAHVPDGVTLIAESGISTPADVRRMREAGADALLVGSAIMDHGAEGDVAENTRRLTDAETNDDAETETQT
- a CDS encoding poly-gamma-glutamate hydrolase family protein, which translates into the protein MTRSTFRTRLLERTETGRLTELLYDDGVTDEVLVCAAHGGRVEPGTAEQAVELAARLPNASCWACLGYDEANREFDLWHPPSSAIAPDEYPLLGEIADRGFETVISLHGLGDDRVVVGGAIDGAIKRRVADRLDGTVTAPVDAVSDGPYGGVSPANFVNWLAAGDRGGIQIEQSLPVRTREADAVVSALESLVREETL
- the trpB gene encoding tryptophan synthase subunit beta produces the protein MSTSERNRERDSESTFGDYGGQYVPEALMPALQELEDAYERYVLENEDGFLDEFRERIRDFGGRPTPLQRADRLSDRYDREIYLKREDLVHGGAHKLNNALGQVLLAKYMGKERVIAETGAGQHGTATAMAAAHLDVPCEIYMGRTDINRQRPNVYRMRMNGAEVNPVTAGSGTLKEAINETMRDWATTVERTHYVIGSVVGPHPFPKLVRDFQSVIGREAREQIRDRAGRLPDSVVACAGGGSNTMGAFHEFVPDEDVDLVAVEAGGSSLEIDEAAGLAPNSATLSTGTDGVLHGAMTKLLQQRDGQIVESHSVSAGLDYAGVGPELAHLVETGRVTPVTVDDEAALNGFHRLSNLEGIIPALESSHALGYLEEAHEELGDLVVVNVSGRGDKDLETVLEETENRDLAAAPDVEVFDQ